One genomic segment of Salinigranum rubrum includes these proteins:
- a CDS encoding class I fructose-bisphosphate aldolase, whose protein sequence is MTEPQLLDTPSGNAVVVALDHGLSLGSPEGFETPEDTLDEVLRGEPDAVLVGPHFARHYQERLSEADVDVVLTADVVTWSTSPGRDHGQDLWTPAFDAEFLQELDPVGVKTVLVFGRDNNETFRRNVEYIGELAEDLRDTGIPLVVEPVMWGERIPDQLETDPDFVADAMRMGWEFGADILKAPYTGSVESFEPLVENAPVPVMILGGPATGTTRGMLESVEGAMDSGARGLMIGRTIWKSEDPSRTVEALMKIVHEGASVEEVWDEPEQAAIVDGQES, encoded by the coding sequence ATGACAGAACCTCAGCTCCTAGATACCCCATCGGGGAACGCAGTCGTTGTAGCGCTCGATCACGGCCTCAGCCTCGGGTCTCCCGAGGGATTCGAGACTCCTGAGGACACGCTCGACGAGGTACTGCGCGGCGAGCCCGACGCGGTACTCGTCGGCCCGCATTTCGCTCGCCACTACCAAGAACGGCTTTCGGAGGCCGACGTCGACGTCGTCCTCACCGCGGACGTCGTGACGTGGTCGACCAGTCCCGGCCGGGACCACGGCCAGGACCTCTGGACGCCGGCGTTCGACGCCGAATTCCTCCAGGAACTCGACCCCGTCGGCGTCAAGACGGTCTTGGTGTTCGGCCGTGACAACAACGAAACCTTCCGTCGCAACGTCGAGTACATCGGGGAACTCGCCGAGGACCTGCGCGACACCGGAATCCCACTGGTGGTCGAGCCCGTCATGTGGGGCGAGCGCATTCCGGACCAGTTGGAGACGGACCCCGACTTCGTGGCCGATGCGATGCGCATGGGATGGGAGTTCGGGGCGGACATCCTCAAGGCACCGTACACCGGCAGCGTCGAGTCGTTCGAGCCACTCGTCGAGAACGCGCCGGTTCCGGTGATGATTCTCGGGGGGCCCGCGACGGGCACCACGCGCGGGATGCTCGAATCCGTCGAGGGGGCGATGGACTCCGGCGCCCGCGGGCTGATGATCGGTCGAACCATCTGGAAGTCCGAGGACCCGTCCCGGACGGTCGAAGCGCTCATGAAAATCGTCCACGAGGGCGCCTCCGTCGAAGAGGTGTGGGACGAACCGGAGCAGGCGGCTATCGTCGACGGGCAGGAAAGCTAA
- a CDS encoding SDR family NAD(P)-dependent oxidoreductase encodes MPDYSDDFDGDTVVVTGASSGIGREIALRFGEAGATVLNADIESQPKVGDTPTHEAIQDQGGTAEFVQTDVSNADEIRAAVERAREYGGVDVMVNNAGLFIGGSLLEVSEDEFERIHEVNAKGVFFGCQAAAEDMIDRGVEGAIVNTASISSFVAQRDQIQYDSTKAAVKMITRGAALELADHDIRVNAVGPGQIATEFIDGWSEEAPEAAAKDELIKPVPAGRAGTPEDVAGAALYLASDDADYVTGEILMVDGGWRVI; translated from the coding sequence ATGCCTGACTACAGCGACGACTTCGACGGAGACACCGTCGTAGTCACAGGTGCCAGCTCTGGAATCGGGCGAGAAATCGCACTCCGGTTCGGCGAGGCGGGGGCGACCGTCCTGAACGCGGACATCGAGTCCCAGCCCAAAGTCGGAGACACGCCGACACACGAGGCCATCCAGGACCAGGGCGGGACGGCTGAATTCGTGCAGACGGACGTCTCGAACGCCGACGAGATTCGTGCGGCGGTCGAACGCGCGCGAGAGTACGGCGGCGTCGACGTGATGGTGAACAACGCCGGGTTGTTCATCGGTGGAAGCCTCCTCGAAGTCAGCGAGGACGAGTTCGAGAGGATCCACGAGGTCAACGCGAAGGGCGTGTTCTTCGGCTGCCAAGCAGCGGCGGAAGACATGATCGACCGAGGGGTCGAGGGAGCGATCGTCAACACGGCTTCGATCAGTTCGTTCGTCGCCCAGCGTGACCAGATCCAGTACGACTCCACGAAAGCCGCCGTCAAGATGATCACGCGGGGTGCAGCGCTCGAACTGGCCGACCACGACATCAGAGTGAACGCAGTCGGACCCGGTCAGATCGCCACGGAGTTCATCGACGGGTGGTCGGAGGAGGCGCCGGAAGCAGCCGCGAAGGACGAACTCATCAAACCGGTCCCCGCGGGGCGCGCGGGCACGCCGGAGGACGTTGCGGGTGCGGCCCTCTACCTCGCCAGCGACGATGCCGACTACGTGACCGGCGAGATACTGATGGTCGACGGCGGCTGGCGGGTGATCTGA
- a CDS encoding adenosylcobalamin-dependent ribonucleoside-diphosphate reductase has protein sequence MSNADIAADDLVRPIKRTDGDTLEERLTANAYNNILPARYLRKDADGKVKESQEELFARVAKNIALAEAVYESEERGETIEVTPAQLKPGHPRRDELAAEVFGTGVTADDDVTTTLSVYNVNKFAYDTIVPELPDEIREAVVGYREEFQELMESLSFMPNSPTLMNAGDELQQLSACFVDSPDDDITDIHQTAKEAAEVFQSGGGMGYAFWRLRPYGDAVGSTGGIASGPITFMRTYDQMCETIAQGGARRGAQMGVMRVSHPDVIQFIHAKNKDVSLAHSLRLNDPDDFTHNSFADALEEARELIDEEGRVPKHLRNAVEGHLSNFNISVGVTDDFMEALYNDEEFVFTNPRTEEPHVATPQTKELYDMFDLGEHVEVGEVLSIPAAKLWDHIVDGAYENGEPGVIYLERVNKEHSFDVEKHPDHRILATNPCGEQPLEEYEACNLGHINLSTIADLDAPDWRVWSEEHADEYDSLSEAVDAFLDEAIDTEEFDHRIELGTRFLENVVTMSDFPVDKIEKKVREMRKIGLGVMGLAQLYLQLGVRYGSDEGNEVARQLMTHINHESKWASHELAESRGSFDDWADSKYASPTEYREWFEHHTGLSAEEWADGFPIRNHNTTTIAPTGTTSMIGNTSGGCEPIFSVAYFKNVSDDVQGDEMLVEFDDYFLRVLEANDIDVETVKSEAVDQMQNNAFDGVESLTTVPDAIGELFVVTADLSGKAHAAVQCACQEGVDSAISKTCNFPNSASREDMDEVYRYIYDNGGKGVTVYRDGTRSKQVLTTRAKNAEFADDEEAAEAIVGQIEEVFGGIEGFLDSEEVRAQLEADVASLLGGKQELGKKRPRPDVLYGVTQRIDTGYGKLYVNINEDELGNPFELFANIGNSGGFTASFTEALAKTISTALRSGVDPEEIASELQGIRSPKVAWDKGEQINSIPDAIGTAMRRYLDGEIDKQYPQQKNLSELEAEARSREGEGEREDTNARATPGETDGGAAVAPPGEDLAGADATQDATQDLLDAGESPECPECGNMTLYFSEGCKTCESCGWSEC, from the coding sequence ATGAGCAACGCAGACATCGCGGCGGACGACCTCGTCCGACCCATCAAGCGGACCGACGGCGACACGCTCGAAGAGCGCCTGACGGCGAACGCGTACAACAACATCCTCCCCGCGCGCTATCTCCGCAAGGACGCCGACGGGAAGGTAAAGGAGAGTCAAGAGGAACTGTTCGCGCGCGTCGCGAAGAACATCGCGCTCGCCGAGGCCGTCTACGAGTCCGAGGAGCGCGGCGAGACCATCGAAGTCACCCCCGCCCAGTTGAAGCCCGGACACCCGCGCCGGGACGAACTCGCCGCGGAGGTCTTCGGAACGGGTGTCACCGCAGACGACGACGTCACCACGACGCTCTCGGTGTACAACGTCAACAAGTTCGCGTACGACACCATCGTGCCCGAACTCCCCGACGAGATCAGAGAGGCGGTCGTGGGCTACCGCGAGGAGTTCCAGGAGCTGATGGAGTCGCTGTCGTTCATGCCGAACTCGCCGACGCTGATGAACGCCGGCGACGAACTGCAGCAGCTCTCGGCGTGTTTCGTCGACTCGCCCGACGACGACATCACCGACATCCACCAGACCGCGAAGGAGGCCGCAGAAGTGTTCCAGTCCGGCGGCGGCATGGGCTACGCCTTCTGGCGACTCCGCCCCTACGGGGACGCGGTCGGTTCCACCGGCGGAATCGCGTCCGGTCCGATCACGTTCATGCGGACGTACGACCAGATGTGCGAGACCATCGCGCAGGGCGGCGCCCGCCGCGGTGCACAGATGGGCGTCATGCGCGTCTCACACCCCGACGTCATCCAGTTCATCCACGCGAAGAACAAGGACGTTTCGCTGGCTCACTCTCTGCGACTGAACGACCCCGACGACTTCACTCACAACTCCTTCGCCGACGCCCTGGAGGAGGCGCGCGAACTCATCGACGAGGAGGGGCGCGTCCCCAAACACCTTCGTAATGCGGTCGAGGGTCACCTCTCGAACTTCAACATTTCGGTGGGGGTGACCGACGACTTCATGGAGGCGCTGTACAACGACGAGGAGTTCGTCTTCACCAACCCCCGCACGGAGGAACCGCACGTCGCCACGCCGCAGACCAAAGAGCTGTACGACATGTTCGACCTCGGCGAGCACGTCGAGGTCGGCGAGGTGCTCTCGATTCCGGCCGCGAAGCTCTGGGACCACATCGTCGACGGCGCGTACGAGAACGGCGAACCGGGCGTCATCTACCTCGAACGGGTGAACAAAGAGCACTCGTTCGACGTCGAGAAACACCCCGACCACCGCATCCTCGCGACGAACCCCTGCGGCGAGCAGCCGCTCGAAGAGTACGAGGCCTGCAACCTCGGCCACATCAACCTCTCGACCATCGCGGACCTCGACGCCCCCGACTGGCGCGTCTGGTCCGAGGAGCACGCCGACGAGTACGACTCGCTCTCGGAGGCCGTCGACGCCTTCCTCGACGAGGCCATCGACACCGAGGAGTTCGACCACCGCATCGAACTCGGCACGCGCTTCCTCGAGAACGTGGTGACGATGTCGGACTTCCCGGTCGACAAGATCGAGAAGAAGGTCCGCGAGATGCGGAAGATCGGTCTCGGCGTGATGGGGCTGGCGCAGCTGTACCTCCAGCTCGGGGTCCGGTACGGCTCCGACGAGGGCAACGAGGTCGCCCGCCAACTCATGACCCACATCAACCACGAGTCGAAGTGGGCCTCGCACGAACTCGCCGAGAGTCGAGGGAGCTTCGACGACTGGGCCGACTCGAAGTACGCTTCCCCGACCGAGTACCGCGAGTGGTTCGAGCACCACACCGGTCTCTCCGCAGAGGAGTGGGCCGACGGCTTCCCCATCCGCAACCACAACACGACGACCATCGCGCCCACGGGGACGACGTCGATGATCGGCAACACCTCCGGCGGGTGTGAGCCCATCTTCTCCGTCGCGTACTTCAAGAACGTCTCCGACGACGTCCAGGGCGACGAGATGCTCGTCGAGTTCGACGACTACTTCCTTCGAGTCTTAGAGGCGAACGACATCGACGTGGAGACGGTCAAGTCCGAGGCCGTCGATCAGATGCAGAACAACGCGTTCGACGGCGTCGAGAGCCTCACGACGGTGCCCGACGCCATCGGCGAACTGTTCGTCGTCACCGCCGACCTGAGCGGGAAGGCACACGCCGCGGTGCAGTGCGCTTGCCAGGAAGGGGTCGACTCGGCCATCTCGAAGACCTGCAACTTCCCGAACTCGGCCTCCAGAGAGGACATGGACGAGGTGTACCGGTACATCTACGACAACGGCGGGAAGGGCGTCACCGTCTACCGCGACGGGACGCGCTCGAAGCAGGTCCTCACCACGAGGGCCAAAAACGCCGAGTTCGCCGACGACGAGGAGGCCGCGGAGGCCATCGTCGGTCAGATCGAGGAGGTCTTCGGCGGCATCGAGGGCTTCCTCGACAGCGAGGAGGTCCGCGCTCAACTCGAAGCCGACGTCGCGTCGCTGCTCGGCGGCAAACAGGAACTCGGCAAGAAGCGGCCGCGCCCCGATGTCTTGTACGGAGTGACCCAGCGCATCGACACCGGCTACGGGAAGCTCTACGTCAACATCAACGAGGACGAACTCGGCAACCCCTTCGAACTGTTCGCCAACATCGGCAACTCGGGCGGGTTCACCGCCTCGTTCACGGAGGCGCTCGCGAAGACCATCTCCACGGCGCTCCGCTCGGGCGTCGATCCCGAGGAGATCGCGAGCGAACTCCAGGGGATTCGGTCGCCGAAGGTGGCCTGGGACAAGGGCGAGCAGATCAACTCCATCCCGGACGCCATCGGCACCGCGATGCGCCGCTACCTCGACGGCGAGATCGACAAGCAGTATCCCCAGCAGAAGAACCTCTCCGAACTCGAAGCGGAGGCGCGCTCCCGCGAGGGCGAGGGTGAGCGTGAGGACACGAACGCGCGCGCCACCCCGGGCGAGACGGACGGGGGTGCAGCGGTCGCACCGCCGGGTGAGGACCTAGCGGGTGCCGATGCGACGCAGGACGCCACCCAGGACCTCCTCGACGCGGGCGAGAGCCCCGAGTGTCCCGAGTGTGGCAACATGACGCTGTACTTCTCCGAGGGCTGCAAGACCTGTGAGTCCTGTGGCTGGTCGGAGTGCTGA